In the Neodiprion virginianus isolate iyNeoVirg1 chromosome 2, iyNeoVirg1.1, whole genome shotgun sequence genome, GAATAGCTTTGATGCTAATAATCTTaagtcatttttttcaagtgtGAGTATGGATATTGTTCCTTACCACCCGACGCATCACACTGCTACAAGCAGTACATGGCTTGACGTCTGCGCGGTTAATGACCTCTACAAAGTCTCGGGTTATTCACAATTACCTGTCGCCTTTTTATCAAGTCATGACCTGATTAGTGTCAGTTTTCTGTTTATTTCTGATAAGATTGAACCACGTGAAATCATATACAGAGACTTCAAGCTCCTTAACTCCCAAGCCTTTAAACTCCACATTGAAGCCTGCGACTGGTCGCAGGTATTTACTGCTACCTCGATTGACGCcaaagttgacctactaaataCTTTCGTACTGGagacaataaataaatgaacatgCTCCAGTTCGCAGAGCCCAGCTAAGGCGTCCTCGAGCTCCTTGGCTGGGTGACAATATTAAGACGCTCATGAGAGAGCGGGACGCTCTCTACAAAGCATTTCGGAGAACTAGATCACTTGTCGTCAGAGATAAATACCGTGCCCTGCGAGTTCGTGTCAAAGTCATGATCTTAGCTGCAAAAAGCAAACACTACATGTCGAAGTTTAGAGGACTCAAAGATCAGAAGTCAATATGGCGCGAACTTTGGAGTATTGGAATAGCCAAATCGAATGAAGACAATATGCCTGAGAATATATCTCTAGGAGATCTGAACAACTTTTTCGCTGAACCTTTTGAACGTGACAGGCATGCCAGCACTGTGGATAAACTAGCTGCAATGACGTCGCGCCTTGTACCCTCCAGGGACGGtaacttttattttaattcagtAACTACAGAATGTCTTATGCGTACCTTGTT is a window encoding:
- the LOC124297723 gene encoding uncharacterized protein LOC124297723, which gives rise to MDIVPYHPTHHTATSSTWLDVCAVNDLYKVSGYSQLPVAFLSSHDLISVSFLFISDKIEPREIIYRDFKLLNSQAFKLHIEACDWSQVFTATSIDAKVDLLNTFVLETINK